A single region of the Chryseobacterium culicis genome encodes:
- a CDS encoding GMC oxidoreductase, whose product MNQTHNKKDVIIVGTGIAGSLIAKLLSDHVFDVAKGKMIHRADAGKSDSIKEISILMYEAGLEAGLELDSVSSMTTYNEYIRTFYREEAKVPNSPYPNLKQAPSPNVLDMEHIVQPFPDKKGYLVQFGPMPFASDAIRVGGGTTLHWLGTTPRMLPNDFKLTEKYGITIHKPDSKEKTPINWPIDYEELRPYYEMAEFEIGVSGDVSRQEYPIDENMEKYYGNYVFPMEEIPQSYMDHKIIEGLKGTSVKLSSGEIPLMMVPSPQGRNSIPNPKYGKTKIIKAEPKESGYKLVLDSSEKEEYKALGSVWNPYMGERCEGNASCVPICPVQAKYNALKTLKKALYKLNDHENLKRNPYMQIQAQSVVYRLSVDQNDKDKISKVHLRRYTSKEKTDFIEESIDTSDAIVILAANAFENPKILLNSPYTTQNGVKTAANSSDQVGRNLMDHMVMLTWGLFPEPVYPYRGPGSTTNISSFRDGNFRGEFSAWISPLDNWGWGWPAFSPGSDVAYFISQENLFGAELREALTNRLSKQVLFHFEIEQLPNPNNRVTINDQYMDVLGIPRPVIHYELTEYEMKAMEHAKHASDQMFKRLGIKDFTKYTAADMNSVMYNGVRYSYNGAGHIVGTHRMGSTAEDSVTNSYCKAWDHPNLYIVGAGNMTTLGTSNPTLTLSAFTIRSVESILADLEIQLKK is encoded by the coding sequence ATGAACCAGACCCATAACAAAAAAGATGTGATCATCGTAGGAACGGGGATCGCAGGATCATTGATCGCAAAATTACTGTCAGATCATGTATTTGATGTAGCAAAAGGGAAAATGATTCACCGTGCTGATGCCGGAAAATCAGATAGCATCAAGGAAATATCAATACTCATGTATGAGGCTGGACTGGAAGCTGGGCTGGAACTGGATTCCGTATCCTCAATGACCACTTACAATGAATATATACGTACTTTTTATCGGGAGGAAGCCAAGGTTCCCAATTCACCTTATCCGAATTTAAAGCAAGCTCCTTCTCCTAATGTTCTGGATATGGAACATATTGTTCAGCCGTTTCCTGATAAAAAAGGATATCTGGTTCAGTTTGGCCCCATGCCTTTTGCAAGTGATGCCATAAGAGTGGGAGGCGGAACTACCCTTCACTGGCTGGGAACTACACCCAGAATGCTTCCAAATGATTTCAAACTCACCGAGAAATACGGAATTACAATACACAAGCCGGATTCCAAAGAAAAAACGCCTATCAACTGGCCTATTGACTATGAGGAATTAAGGCCTTATTATGAAATGGCAGAATTTGAAATCGGAGTTTCAGGAGATGTTTCAAGACAGGAATATCCCATTGATGAGAATATGGAAAAATATTATGGAAACTATGTATTTCCAATGGAAGAGATTCCTCAGAGTTATATGGATCATAAGATTATTGAAGGACTTAAAGGGACAAGTGTGAAACTAAGTTCCGGAGAGATTCCTTTAATGATGGTGCCTTCTCCACAGGGAAGAAACTCTATTCCCAATCCAAAATACGGAAAAACAAAGATCATCAAAGCCGAACCAAAAGAATCCGGATATAAACTGGTTTTAGACAGTTCTGAAAAAGAAGAATATAAAGCATTGGGTTCTGTATGGAATCCTTATATGGGAGAACGTTGTGAAGGGAATGCTTCCTGTGTTCCCATCTGCCCTGTTCAGGCTAAATACAATGCGCTAAAGACATTGAAAAAAGCTTTATATAAACTTAATGATCATGAAAACCTTAAACGTAATCCATACATGCAGATTCAGGCTCAGAGTGTGGTTTACAGATTGAGCGTTGACCAGAATGATAAGGATAAGATTTCAAAAGTTCATTTGAGAAGATATACCTCAAAAGAGAAAACAGATTTCATTGAAGAATCTATCGACACTTCAGATGCTATTGTAATTCTTGCGGCTAACGCTTTTGAAAACCCCAAAATTTTGTTGAATTCCCCATATACTACTCAAAACGGTGTAAAAACCGCAGCCAACAGCAGTGATCAGGTGGGAAGAAACCTGATGGATCATATGGTAATGCTGACCTGGGGACTTTTCCCAGAACCGGTTTACCCATACAGAGGGCCTGGTTCTACCACAAACATTTCGTCTTTCCGTGACGGGAACTTCAGAGGTGAGTTTTCAGCATGGATCTCTCCTCTTGACAACTGGGGATGGGGATGGCCGGCATTTTCTCCGGGATCTGATGTTGCCTATTTTATCAGTCAGGAGAATCTTTTCGGAGCTGAATTGAGAGAGGCTCTTACCAACAGACTTTCAAAACAGGTATTATTCCATTTTGAAATCGAACAATTACCGAATCCCAATAACAGGGTTACAATTAATGATCAATACATGGATGTCCTGGGAATTCCGCGACCTGTCATTCATTATGAGCTGACAGAATATGAAATGAAAGCCATGGAACATGCAAAACATGCTTCGGATCAAATGTTTAAAAGATTAGGCATTAAAGATTTCACCAAATATACTGCAGCAGATATGAACTCCGTGATGTACAATGGGGTAAGGTATTCTTACAATGGCGCAGGTCACATCGTAGGTACTCACAGAATGGGTTCTACAGCTGAAGATTCTGTTACCAACAGCTATTGTAAAGCCTGGGATCACCCTAACTTATACATTGTAGGAGCTGGAAATATGACCACTCTCGGAACTTCAAACCCTACTTTAACATTATCAGCATTTACGATCCGTTCAGTAGAGTCTATTCTTGCTGATCTTGAAATTCAACTTAAAAAATAA
- a CDS encoding RidA family protein, translating into MESNTQPTLINPAELFNPGPYGFSHSISIESPSQMCFISGQSGGVGENHELADDFKTQVQDALKNLKIVLKSHDMTFENIVKITLLIVDHNQEKLEIWADEAKKVWHHSFLPTSTLIPVSQLALPGMLFEIDAIAVKN; encoded by the coding sequence ATGGAAAGCAATACACAACCTACACTGATTAATCCTGCGGAATTATTTAATCCTGGACCTTATGGTTTCTCACACAGCATTTCTATAGAATCTCCTTCTCAGATGTGCTTTATTTCCGGGCAGAGCGGAGGTGTCGGGGAAAATCATGAATTGGCGGATGATTTTAAAACTCAGGTTCAGGATGCTTTGAAAAACCTAAAAATTGTGCTGAAAAGCCATGACATGACATTTGAGAATATTGTCAAAATTACCTTACTCATTGTGGATCACAATCAGGAAAAACTTGAAATATGGGCGGATGAAGCGAAGAAAGTATGGCATCATTCATTCTTGCCTACCAGTACACTTATTCCGGTAAGTCAGCTGGCTTTACCTGGAATGTTGTTTGAGATAGATGCGATTGCTGTCAAGAATTAG
- a CDS encoding helix-turn-helix domain-containing protein has protein sequence MDKSNLLIIVTIISLFVSFFLAFFLITVKTKHKTSNSLFALFLIITAIDISEPLLSLITDGPSNFGMLRNTLAFLQIPTFYLYVLSVCYSDFKFKPKYLIHLLPFLAANIALIPRFYSVDTASKIDFIMDRQNMIEIQFNHILFHIQTFIYFTAVFILLRKAKKLYLENYSGTNINSYHWLFQFTSVLAVVYLTALLKNIFKFSDYPYISEWIKIGILVSQLFIVCWYLFKALNNPGLFRNIDSKLKLVSDIVSEEKKNEPEAVHEKESNEELLKLKHFMTAEKPFLNPSITIQNISDHIGIPTRELSVLINHHLGQHFYDFVNTYRIEYAMDILKDATKMKVTILEILYEVGFNSKSSFNTAFKKHTGNTPTEYRKLLQNNTL, from the coding sequence ATGGATAAGAGTAATTTATTAATTATTGTAACAATAATCTCTTTGTTCGTTTCATTTTTTCTTGCATTTTTTCTCATTACCGTTAAAACAAAGCATAAAACAAGTAATTCTCTTTTTGCTTTGTTCCTCATCATCACTGCGATAGACATTAGCGAACCCTTATTGAGTCTCATAACGGATGGTCCTTCAAATTTTGGAATGCTCAGAAATACTCTTGCCTTTCTACAGATTCCAACCTTTTACCTGTATGTATTATCGGTTTGTTATTCTGATTTTAAATTTAAACCTAAATATCTCATACACCTGCTTCCTTTCTTAGCAGCAAATATCGCTTTGATCCCCCGTTTTTATTCAGTGGATACAGCTTCTAAAATTGATTTCATTATGGATCGTCAAAATATGATAGAGATCCAGTTCAATCATATTCTTTTTCATATTCAGACATTTATCTATTTTACAGCTGTTTTTATCCTATTGAGAAAAGCAAAAAAATTATATCTCGAGAACTATTCCGGTACCAATATCAATTCTTACCACTGGCTGTTCCAATTCACCAGTGTGCTTGCTGTGGTGTATTTAACCGCACTTTTAAAAAATATTTTTAAATTCTCAGATTATCCCTACATCTCAGAGTGGATAAAAATCGGAATCCTGGTTTCTCAATTGTTTATTGTGTGCTGGTATTTGTTTAAAGCACTCAACAATCCCGGTCTATTCAGAAACATCGATTCAAAATTAAAGCTTGTTTCTGACATTGTTTCAGAGGAAAAAAAGAATGAGCCTGAAGCGGTACATGAAAAAGAGAGCAATGAAGAACTTCTGAAATTAAAGCATTTTATGACCGCAGAAAAACCATTCCTGAATCCTTCGATAACCATTCAGAATATTTCTGATCATATTGGAATTCCTACCCGTGAATTATCTGTGTTAATCAATCATCATCTGGGACAGCATTTTTATGATTTCGTAAATACCTATCGGATAGAATATGCTATGGATATTTTAAAAGATGCTACAAAAATGAAGGTAACGATTCTTGAAATCTTGTATGAAGTAGGTTTTAATTCAAAATCTTCGTTTAATACTGCTTTTAAAAAGCATACAGGAAACACGCCAACAGAATACCGTAAACTACTACAAAACAACACTTTGTAA
- a CDS encoding winged helix-turn-helix transcriptional regulator, whose translation MEEEKIVYSRPQCSTHLSATEDALYVLGGRWTIRVMIAILGGHTRFNELQRTIKGISARVLSSELKKLEVNHLVERTVITDQKPVLVEYVPTEYSESLKDVIAALADWGAKHKKKITA comes from the coding sequence ATGGAAGAAGAAAAAATAGTGTATTCAAGGCCGCAATGCAGTACTCATCTGTCTGCTACAGAGGATGCTTTGTATGTTTTAGGAGGGAGATGGACCATCCGCGTAATGATTGCTATTTTGGGTGGGCATACCCGTTTCAATGAACTGCAGAGAACTATCAAAGGAATTTCAGCAAGAGTATTATCCAGCGAATTAAAAAAACTGGAGGTAAATCATCTGGTTGAAAGGACGGTTATTACAGATCAGAAACCGGTGTTGGTAGAATATGTTCCCACAGAATATAGCGAATCACTGAAAGATGTTATTGCTGCTCTGGCAGATTGGGGAGCAAAGCATAAAAAGAAAATTACTGCCTGA
- a CDS encoding ferritin-like domain-containing protein produces the protein MRQKLINKTAQPQETLLTAGRMAARSAVVTEAVSLPSLLFDSTLSKEDWMEGLKHHSKTLTNLLLTNQIKEFNAYLQSQFGSGVSELKKGLIEIDYKPILQDLLQTAILIEHSTIPPYLTALYSIKDGTNALASQIIRSVAVEEMLHLIMVCNVLNAIDIQPSVNKQENYPTYPMKLPMNVDFYVGLETFSSNSIATFIAIESPGKPLVKAPKYDHDTDTSALYTQRAPVQENNFWTLENMKGFIMENVHTIGEYYDVLFFYIVIFQIIAYYKEHGQLPANFEELNTGGIFTGNPSKQIRPEQYYGSGGKLHSVEALAGVIAVFEEIKGQGEGADDSIFDVDPSQFEEGAELAHYFRFKEVFHEHFYLGGNYEPFMDENGMMPVTTPPTGKDLPVEWNEAYPMKPNPKLEDYIKNKELHAQGVEFNKTYKRLLDAIQSAVEGNQRELEKSIMYMYALKEQAVNLMKQPLDAQNNAGPTFEYINL, from the coding sequence ATGAGACAAAAACTTATCAATAAAACCGCTCAACCACAGGAAACGTTATTAACAGCAGGAAGAATGGCAGCCAGAAGTGCTGTTGTTACTGAGGCCGTTTCATTGCCTTCTTTGCTGTTTGATTCAACGCTTAGCAAGGAAGACTGGATGGAAGGATTAAAGCATCACAGTAAAACATTAACCAATCTTCTGTTAACGAATCAGATCAAAGAGTTTAATGCTTACCTTCAATCACAGTTCGGATCCGGAGTTTCAGAATTAAAAAAGGGATTAATCGAAATTGATTATAAACCGATTTTACAGGATCTTTTACAGACAGCAATTCTTATCGAACATTCTACCATTCCACCTTACCTTACTGCTTTATATTCAATCAAGGATGGTACTAATGCCCTGGCTTCACAAATTATCAGAAGTGTTGCTGTGGAAGAAATGCTTCACCTGATTATGGTTTGTAATGTTCTGAATGCTATTGACATCCAGCCTTCTGTCAACAAACAGGAAAACTATCCTACTTACCCGATGAAACTACCCATGAATGTTGATTTCTATGTTGGCCTTGAAACATTCTCAAGCAATAGTATTGCAACATTTATTGCAATTGAAAGTCCAGGCAAGCCTTTGGTAAAAGCCCCAAAATATGATCATGACACTGACACTTCAGCATTATATACTCAAAGAGCCCCGGTACAGGAAAACAACTTCTGGACTCTTGAAAATATGAAGGGCTTCATTATGGAAAATGTACACACCATTGGTGAGTATTATGATGTTTTATTCTTCTATATCGTTATTTTCCAAATCATTGCATACTACAAAGAACACGGACAACTTCCTGCGAATTTTGAAGAATTAAATACCGGAGGAATTTTCACAGGAAATCCGTCCAAACAAATCCGTCCTGAACAATATTACGGAAGTGGCGGAAAATTACATTCTGTAGAGGCTTTAGCCGGAGTAATTGCTGTTTTTGAGGAAATTAAAGGACAGGGAGAAGGTGCTGATGATTCTATTTTCGACGTTGATCCTTCTCAATTTGAAGAAGGAGCGGAACTGGCGCATTATTTCAGATTTAAAGAAGTTTTCCATGAGCATTTCTATCTGGGAGGAAATTATGAACCTTTTATGGATGAAAACGGAATGATGCCTGTAACAACGCCACCTACTGGAAAAGATCTTCCGGTAGAATGGAATGAGGCATATCCGATGAAACCTAATCCTAAACTGGAAGATTATATCAAAAATAAAGAATTACATGCCCAAGGTGTTGAGTTTAATAAAACCTACAAACGTTTATTAGATGCTATACAAAGTGCTGTGGAAGGAAATCAGAGAGAGCTGGAAAAGTCCATTATGTATATGTATGCCTTGAAAGAACAGGCTGTTAATCTGATGAAACAACCATTGGACGCTCAGAATAATGCAGGTCCAACTTTCGAATACATCAATCTATAA
- a CDS encoding FMN-dependent NADH-azoreductase, which translates to MKRVLHIVSSPRSESSISKKLGNAVVEKITAKYPDSVFKKRDLANPLFPHLEEAHINAFFTPAENRTSEQWETVKLSDTVIDELHEADIIVIEAPLYNFSITSTLKSWLDHIARAGKTFSYSENGPEGLVKNKKVYLAFSSGGVYSEGERQAYDFVVPYLKQTLGFMGMTDISVVRAEGLSVPVIQETALQRGIESIVVE; encoded by the coding sequence ATGAAACGAGTACTTCATATTGTCTCAAGCCCGAGAAGCGAATCATCAATCAGTAAAAAACTGGGAAATGCCGTTGTGGAAAAAATTACAGCAAAATACCCTGACAGTGTTTTTAAAAAACGTGATTTGGCGAATCCTCTTTTTCCTCATTTAGAAGAAGCACATATCAATGCATTTTTCACTCCTGCTGAAAACCGGACTTCTGAACAATGGGAAACGGTAAAACTTTCAGATACAGTCATTGATGAGCTGCATGAAGCCGATATTATTGTTATCGAAGCTCCATTGTATAATTTCAGCATCACTTCTACCCTGAAATCATGGTTAGATCATATTGCCAGAGCTGGAAAAACCTTCAGCTACAGTGAAAACGGTCCTGAAGGTTTGGTAAAAAACAAAAAAGTATATCTGGCTTTTTCCAGTGGCGGAGTATATTCGGAAGGGGAAAGACAGGCTTATGATTTTGTTGTTCCTTACTTAAAACAAACTCTTGGATTTATGGGAATGACGGATATTTCTGTGGTACGTGCAGAAGGTCTTTCTGTTCCTGTCATTCAGGAAACGGCTTTACAAAGAGGGATTGAAAGTATTGTTGTAGAGTAA
- a CDS encoding Crp/Fnr family transcriptional regulator has product MVIGEDLLFSHGASLENYEAGDAVFQEGTAAKYYFQIKYGTVKLNTFLEDGKEFVHGLPFDGHCIGESYLFTDHHYAINAIAVTHCEIIKISKTKILEILLENPELMLEINKYMADRLHFRFMISSFLAISDPIVKLTKLFDHIKKYFGFVEAYSFLIPYTRQQIATLTGLRVETVIRYVKKMEEQKMVKIESTKIYY; this is encoded by the coding sequence ATGGTCATAGGCGAAGACTTATTATTTTCTCACGGAGCCAGTCTGGAAAATTATGAAGCCGGAGATGCTGTTTTTCAGGAAGGTACCGCAGCAAAATATTATTTCCAGATCAAATATGGTACTGTGAAACTGAATACGTTTTTGGAAGACGGAAAAGAATTTGTTCACGGGCTGCCTTTTGATGGTCATTGCATTGGTGAAAGTTATTTATTCACAGACCATCATTATGCCATTAATGCCATTGCGGTTACCCACTGTGAAATCATTAAAATTTCCAAAACAAAAATTCTTGAAATCCTGCTGGAAAACCCTGAATTGATGCTTGAGATTAATAAATATATGGCAGACAGACTTCATTTCAGATTTATGATTTCCAGTTTTCTGGCCATTTCGGATCCCATTGTAAAGCTCACAAAGCTTTTTGATCATATTAAAAAGTATTTCGGATTTGTAGAAGCGTATTCATTTCTGATTCCCTATACGAGACAGCAAATAGCAACCCTAACCGGTCTTCGGGTGGAAACGGTGATCAGATATGTCAAAAAAATGGAGGAACAGAAAATGGTTAAAATTGAAAGCACTAAAATTTATTATTAG
- a CDS encoding M20 family metallopeptidase — MKRFSLTLLCFASSLFSAQGLNSQKETATNLSKNINEQSVHQSVQLETDKVFNKLVNLRRTFHENPELAGKEKQTQEKIKQYLLDLGLEVQTDHYGYSVVGILKGDKKGKKIAWRSDMDALPNDYPDPEVFKSKVKGVQHGCGHDIHMAIGLGIAEVLSKNKKSLKGTVYFIFQPEEETFKGAKELLNNGLLSKINPNEIYGLHVTATPVGQIMVKPSEMFAYQKRIRIQLKKGLSEEELNGLTKKISNSLFRASSGSKPWEIQSIVDPKIGLTHPDTIFKDYLFTDGKFNIYSKNNESFLEAYLYETNSSNLDKIIPEVQKIVEDSGYKNQLLSISFAQENPTVINNEKLTKSAIEILQNLYGKNAVASDYGQVPFFNDDFAYFQQKIPGVYFFPWRI, encoded by the coding sequence ATGAAAAGATTTTCACTTACTTTATTGTGCTTTGCTTCTTCTCTTTTTTCTGCACAGGGATTGAACAGCCAGAAAGAAACAGCTACGAATTTGTCCAAAAATATAAATGAGCAGTCGGTACATCAATCTGTTCAGCTGGAGACAGATAAAGTATTCAATAAATTAGTGAACCTAAGAAGGACATTTCATGAAAATCCTGAATTGGCTGGTAAGGAAAAGCAAACTCAGGAAAAAATTAAGCAGTATCTGCTGGATCTGGGACTGGAAGTTCAAACAGACCATTACGGATATAGCGTTGTAGGGATTTTGAAAGGAGATAAAAAAGGCAAAAAAATAGCCTGGAGATCAGACATGGATGCACTCCCGAATGATTATCCGGATCCGGAGGTTTTCAAATCAAAAGTAAAGGGAGTTCAGCATGGGTGTGGTCACGATATTCACATGGCGATCGGGTTAGGGATTGCTGAAGTTCTTTCCAAAAATAAAAAATCTTTAAAGGGAACAGTATATTTTATATTTCAACCTGAAGAGGAAACCTTCAAAGGCGCGAAAGAACTGCTTAATAATGGATTGCTTTCTAAAATAAACCCTAATGAAATCTATGGGCTTCATGTAACGGCTACTCCTGTTGGCCAGATCATGGTGAAGCCCAGTGAAATGTTTGCCTATCAGAAGAGAATAAGAATTCAGTTAAAAAAAGGACTGTCTGAAGAGGAGCTCAACGGCTTAACAAAAAAAATCAGTAATTCTTTATTTCGGGCTTCTTCCGGAAGCAAACCCTGGGAAATACAGTCTATTGTTGATCCTAAAATAGGGTTGACCCATCCTGATACTATCTTCAAAGATTATCTTTTTACAGATGGAAAATTCAATATTTATTCTAAAAATAATGAATCTTTTCTTGAAGCCTACCTGTATGAGACGAATTCTTCCAATCTAGATAAAATAATTCCTGAAGTTCAGAAAATTGTTGAAGATAGCGGATATAAAAATCAGCTGCTTTCCATTTCATTCGCTCAGGAAAATCCAACGGTTATCAATAATGAAAAACTGACAAAATCGGCAATAGAAATCCTTCAGAATCTTTATGGAAAAAATGCTGTTGCTTCAGATTATGGTCAGGTTCCGTTTTTTAATGATGATTTTGCTTATTTTCAACAAAAAATACCCGGAGTTTACTTTTTTCCTTGGAGGATCTAA
- a CDS encoding peroxidase, FMP-type has protein sequence MLKRKKESPEAGSEQLFRKMPGQHEANLAEVMDGYSKLLIDDPVRPFREENLQSIENNVDYGVLAALNGTWVSYNVNYNKDITKPSLASGVHTTIMPSPGTNSGTIPGKFAFDSEEYIEKLTFSIVPGGVRNRGGASELFCGAVKYEQSIKSVNTVQGQDALKYTPIHEENGMYLWLSDVYNHAATKESIERDRGIHAISTEDAKYGYTGEYRDEPLVRITPDEEANPKYILLSQLQPGQPYYEIIPAQEIKPGAGIDGPYFIPDYSISRSGVIPHGSTITLLGDIVPQNKDNQTFYLIEGSPQFPYGKEAWETNHLSISRTMGNAGVTPEEIIDLDKPAPAWVHETLNDVNDKGSNKIYTQRILADDLYPYSVRPDLRLRDTLRGQKVSNYVHVRMSSKMKTGAQGGVLNVPFVNRFVPTVEVDMDMWIETVIEDGKEILQLQYEQIVFFEFDFGNDGGTTSWPHIQVNTLRKIQDIPEDQRKVIEDQFFNISENSDAASGCPYHKG, from the coding sequence ATGCTTAAAAGAAAAAAAGAGAGTCCCGAAGCGGGAAGTGAACAGTTATTCCGTAAAATGCCTGGCCAACATGAGGCTAATCTGGCTGAGGTAATGGATGGATATTCAAAACTTCTTATTGATGATCCGGTAAGACCTTTTAGAGAAGAAAATCTACAGTCCATTGAGAATAATGTAGATTATGGAGTTCTTGCAGCATTGAATGGAACCTGGGTAAGTTACAATGTTAATTACAATAAAGACATTACCAAGCCTTCATTAGCAAGCGGAGTGCATACTACGATTATGCCTTCTCCGGGAACCAATTCAGGAACAATTCCCGGAAAATTCGCTTTTGACAGTGAAGAATATATTGAGAAGTTAACCTTTTCGATTGTTCCGGGTGGAGTTCGTAACCGTGGTGGAGCCAGTGAACTTTTCTGTGGGGCTGTTAAATATGAACAGAGCATAAAAAGTGTTAATACCGTACAAGGACAGGACGCTTTAAAATACACTCCTATCCATGAAGAAAACGGAATGTATCTTTGGCTGAGTGACGTTTACAATCACGCAGCAACCAAAGAATCTATTGAAAGAGACCGCGGTATTCATGCTATTTCAACTGAAGATGCGAAGTATGGCTATACAGGGGAATACAGAGATGAGCCTTTGGTAAGGATTACTCCAGACGAAGAGGCAAACCCTAAATATATTCTTTTAAGTCAGCTACAGCCGGGGCAGCCTTATTATGAAATCATTCCGGCTCAGGAAATAAAGCCGGGAGCAGGAATTGACGGGCCTTATTTTATTCCGGACTACTCTATCTCGAGAAGCGGCGTTATTCCTCATGGAAGCACTATTACTCTACTTGGAGATATTGTTCCTCAAAATAAAGACAACCAAACATTCTATTTAATTGAAGGCTCTCCTCAATTCCCTTATGGCAAAGAGGCATGGGAAACTAATCATCTTTCAATTTCACGTACAATGGGTAATGCAGGAGTTACCCCTGAGGAAATCATTGATCTTGACAAACCTGCACCTGCCTGGGTTCATGAAACACTTAATGACGTTAATGATAAGGGTTCAAACAAGATTTATACCCAGCGAATACTGGCAGACGATTTATATCCTTATTCTGTACGTCCTGATCTTAGGCTTAGGGATACATTAAGAGGTCAGAAAGTCAGCAATTATGTTCATGTAAGAATGTCTTCCAAAATGAAAACCGGAGCACAAGGAGGTGTTTTGAATGTTCCTTTTGTCAATCGTTTTGTTCCGACTGTTGAGGTGGATATGGACATGTGGATTGAAACAGTGATTGAAGATGGAAAAGAAATTCTTCAGCTGCAATATGAGCAAATCGTATTCTTCGAATTTGATTTCGGGAATGATGGCGGTACTACCAGCTGGCCTCATATCCAAGTCAATACCCTTCGTAAAATACAGGATATTCCTGAGGATCAGAGAAAAGTAATTGAAGATCAGTTCTTCAATATTTCTGAAAATTCTGATGCAGCATCAGGGTGTCCTTATCATAAAGGATAA